A genomic window from Dechloromonas sp. A34 includes:
- the amrB gene encoding AmmeMemoRadiSam system protein B, with the protein MTLTRPPAVAGMFYPGQPGTLTSAVDQLLAAAPASAMPQPKALIVPHAGYIYSGSTAAMAYAALAPWRSTIRRVVLLGPTHRVAVDGLALPHSEAFATPLGSIPLDREAIAELAELPQIVFSDRVHAEEHSLEVHLPFLQRVLDVFTLVPLAVGDATPQAVGEVLDRLWGGPETLIVISSDLSHFLPYAAANQVDGETCQHILQFDSHIRPEQACGAFPVNGLLLVARRRGLLPQLIHHCNSGDTAGDKQRVVGYAAFAFHEPHV; encoded by the coding sequence ATGACACTCACCCGCCCGCCCGCCGTCGCCGGCATGTTCTACCCCGGCCAACCCGGAACCTTGACCAGCGCCGTCGATCAGTTGCTGGCCGCGGCACCGGCCAGCGCGATGCCGCAACCCAAGGCGCTGATCGTGCCGCACGCCGGCTACATCTACTCCGGCTCGACCGCGGCCATGGCCTATGCCGCGCTCGCCCCGTGGCGCTCGACGATCCGCCGCGTCGTTCTGCTGGGCCCGACCCATCGCGTGGCAGTCGATGGTCTTGCCCTGCCCCACAGCGAAGCCTTCGCCACGCCGCTCGGCAGCATCCCGCTGGATAGGGAAGCCATCGCCGAACTCGCCGAATTACCGCAGATCGTCTTCAGCGACCGCGTCCACGCCGAGGAGCACTCGCTGGAAGTCCACCTGCCCTTCCTCCAGCGCGTGCTCGACGTTTTCACGCTGGTCCCGCTCGCCGTCGGCGATGCCACGCCGCAGGCCGTCGGCGAGGTGCTCGACCGGCTCTGGGGCGGCCCGGAAACGCTGATCGTGATCAGCTCCGATCTCTCGCATTTCCTGCCCTATGCCGCAGCCAACCAGGTCGACGGCGAAACCTGCCAGCACATCCTGCAATTCGATAGCCATATCCGTCCCGAGCAGGCCTGCGGCGCCTTTCCGGTCAATGGTCTGCTTCTCGTCGCCCGCCGCCGCGGCCTGCTCCCGCAATTGATCCACCACTGCAATTCCGGCGATACGGCCGGCGACAAACAGCGCGTGGTCGGCTATGCGGCTTTTGCGTTCCACGAACCCCATGTCTGA
- the amrA gene encoding AmmeMemoRadiSam system protein A, whose amino-acid sequence MSELGPVLLQLARAAIAQRFGHSLPAIADLPELHRPGATFVTLNQHGQLRGCIGSLEAWRPLRTDVQENACAAAFRDPRFEPLREDELLLTRLEVSLLTSAELMNCRDESDALSQLRPNIDGVIFTAGHHRSTFLPQVWEQLPDPGEFMAHLKQKAGLAVDYWGPNVQLERYSVKKWKEALP is encoded by the coding sequence ATGTCTGAACTCGGCCCCGTCCTGCTCCAGTTGGCCCGGGCCGCCATCGCCCAGCGCTTTGGCCACAGCCTGCCGGCGATCGCCGACCTGCCCGAATTGCACCGGCCCGGCGCCACGTTCGTCACGCTCAATCAGCACGGCCAGTTACGCGGTTGCATCGGCAGCCTGGAAGCCTGGCGCCCATTGCGCACCGACGTTCAGGAAAACGCCTGCGCCGCCGCCTTCCGCGACCCGCGCTTCGAACCGCTACGCGAAGATGAACTGCTATTGACCCGGCTCGAGGTCTCGCTGCTGACCTCGGCCGAACTGATGAATTGCCGTGACGAGTCCGATGCCCTCAGCCAGCTGCGCCCGAACATCGATGGCGTGATCTTCACTGCCGGCCACCACCGCTCCACCTTCCTGCCGCAGGTCTGGGAGCAATTGCCCGATCCTGGCGAATTCATGGCCCACCTGAAACAAAAGGCCGGTCTGGCAGTCGACTATTGGGGACCGAATGTTCAACTCGAACGCTACAGTGTCAAAAAATGGAAGGAGGCTCTGCCATGA
- the upp gene encoding uracil phosphoribosyltransferase → MPVIEVRHPLVKHKIGLMREGDISTKKFRELTAEVARLLTYEACSDFELEKCTIAGWAGPVEIDQIKGKKVTVVPILRAGLGMLDGVLDLIPNAKVSVVGIARNHQTLVPEPYFERFVGQLEERLALIIDPMLATGGSLIATIDMLKRNGCRHIKALVLVAAPEGIAALQAAHPEVQLYTAAIDSHLNEVGYIIPGLGDAGDKIFGTKEA, encoded by the coding sequence ATGCCGGTGATCGAAGTCCGCCACCCCCTGGTCAAACACAAGATCGGCCTGATGCGCGAAGGCGACATCAGCACGAAGAAATTCCGCGAACTGACCGCCGAAGTCGCCCGTCTGCTGACTTACGAGGCCTGTAGCGACTTCGAGCTGGAAAAATGCACCATCGCCGGCTGGGCCGGCCCGGTCGAGATCGACCAGATCAAGGGCAAGAAAGTCACCGTCGTCCCCATCCTGCGTGCCGGGCTGGGCATGCTCGACGGCGTCCTCGACCTGATTCCCAACGCCAAGGTCAGCGTCGTCGGCATCGCCCGCAATCACCAGACCCTGGTCCCGGAACCCTATTTCGAACGCTTCGTCGGCCAGCTCGAGGAACGCCTGGCACTGATCATCGACCCCATGCTGGCCACCGGCGGCTCGCTGATCGCCACCATCGACATGCTCAAGCGCAACGGCTGCCGGCACATCAAGGCGCTTGTCCTGGTCGCCGCGCCGGAAGGCATCGCGGCACTGCAGGCCGCCCACCCCGAGGTCCAGCTCTACACCGCCGCCATCGACAGCCACCTCAACGAAGTCGGCTACATCATCCCCGGCCTCGGGGACGCCGGCGACAAGATTTTCGGGACCAAGGAAGCATGA
- the amrS gene encoding AmmeMemoRadiSam system radical SAM enzyme, translated as MSPSETLHPGRWWHTLPDGRVQCDLCPRDCQLHEGQRGACFVRQRVNDAIQLTTYGRSSGFCIDPIEKKPLNHFYPGSSILSFGTAGCNLSCKFCQNWDISKSKDMDRLMDEASPQAIASAARRNRADAVAYTYNDPVIFAEYAIDTALACHEQGIRNVAVTAGYIHAEPAREFFAVMDAANVDLKAFTDYFYHKLCVAHLQPVLDTLAYIHHETDCWLEITTLLIPGHNDNPDEIKELATWVERELSPEVPLHFSAFHPDWKMADIPPTPPATLSLARSIAIDAGLHYVYTGNVHDSEGGTTFCPNCDAALIVRDWYDIRRYELGPDGSCPHCRTAIAGRFGPALGHDGSAFGARRIPIRIAP; from the coding sequence ATGAGCCCATCCGAAACCCTGCATCCCGGCCGCTGGTGGCATACCCTGCCCGACGGCCGCGTCCAGTGCGATCTCTGCCCGCGCGACTGCCAATTGCACGAAGGCCAGCGCGGCGCCTGTTTCGTCCGCCAGCGTGTCAATGACGCCATCCAGCTGACGACCTACGGCCGCTCCTCCGGCTTCTGCATCGACCCCATCGAGAAGAAGCCGCTCAACCACTTCTACCCGGGCAGCAGCATCCTCTCCTTCGGCACCGCCGGCTGCAATCTGAGCTGCAAGTTCTGCCAGAACTGGGACATTTCCAAGTCGAAGGACATGGACCGCCTGATGGACGAAGCCAGCCCGCAGGCCATCGCCAGCGCGGCCCGGCGCAATCGGGCCGATGCCGTGGCCTATACCTACAACGACCCGGTGATTTTCGCCGAATACGCCATCGACACGGCGCTCGCCTGCCATGAACAGGGCATCCGCAACGTCGCCGTCACCGCCGGCTACATCCACGCCGAACCGGCCCGCGAATTCTTCGCCGTGATGGATGCCGCCAATGTCGACCTCAAGGCCTTCACCGACTACTTCTACCACAAGCTCTGCGTCGCCCACCTGCAGCCGGTGCTCGACACGCTGGCCTACATCCACCATGAAACCGACTGCTGGCTGGAAATCACCACCTTGTTGATCCCCGGCCACAATGACAACCCCGACGAAATCAAGGAACTCGCCACCTGGGTCGAGCGCGAACTCAGCCCGGAGGTACCGCTGCACTTCTCGGCCTTTCATCCCGACTGGAAGATGGCCGACATCCCGCCGACACCACCCGCCACCCTCAGCCTGGCCCGCAGCATCGCCATCGACGCCGGCCTGCACTACGTCTATACCGGCAATGTTCATGACAGCGAAGGCGGCACCACTTTCTGCCCAAACTGCGACGCCGCACTGATCGTCCGCGACTGGTACGACATTCGTCGCTACGAACTCGGCCCCGACGGTAGCTGCCCGCATTGCCGGACCGCCATCGCCGGCCGTTTCGGCCCGGCGCTCGGGCACGATGGCAGCGCCTTCGGGGCGCGCCGCATCCCGATCCGCATCGCGCCATGA
- a CDS encoding MgtC/SapB family protein: MSFIVPELAAPLEAFGTALGIGLLVGMERERRPDSAAGLRTFALVAMLGCLFALLGEKTSGPWMLAIGLLVISAAMVASNFSAQQEEQYRGFTSEAAIIVTYGLGAAVWFGYATLAVMLGITTTVLLYFKAELKQFSQRTTPKDINSILQFAVLSLVILPILPNQDFGPYAALNPRQIWWMVVLISGLALSGYLALRIVGTRHGATLLGIFGGLASSTATTMMFSRHARELGHLVRMAALVILIANVMVMIRLGLVSGVVAPSLITPIAIVFACGIVPGVAMALYGWKILSAGGELPLPEVSNPTELKTAISFGLLYAVVLLASAWLQDIAGNKGLYIVALASGLTDADASVLSTLRMYNLEKIPSHEAVIAVTLALLANLVFKIGLVISIGGSKLARHALPGLFAIGGGMVFGLMLV, translated from the coding sequence ATGAGCTTCATCGTCCCCGAACTGGCCGCCCCCCTGGAAGCTTTCGGGACAGCGTTGGGGATCGGCCTGCTGGTCGGCATGGAGCGCGAACGCCGACCCGATTCGGCGGCCGGCCTGCGGACTTTCGCCCTCGTCGCCATGCTCGGTTGCCTCTTTGCCCTGCTCGGCGAGAAAACCAGCGGTCCCTGGATGCTGGCGATCGGGCTGCTGGTCATCTCGGCGGCGATGGTCGCCTCCAATTTCTCGGCACAACAGGAAGAGCAGTATCGCGGCTTCACCTCCGAAGCCGCGATCATCGTTACCTACGGCCTGGGCGCCGCAGTCTGGTTCGGCTACGCGACGCTGGCCGTCATGCTCGGCATCACGACCACCGTCCTGCTTTATTTCAAGGCCGAACTGAAGCAGTTCAGCCAGCGCACGACGCCCAAGGACATCAACTCCATCCTGCAATTCGCCGTGCTCTCGCTGGTCATCCTGCCCATCCTGCCGAACCAGGATTTCGGCCCCTACGCCGCCCTCAACCCGCGCCAGATCTGGTGGATGGTGGTGCTGATCTCCGGCCTGGCGCTGTCCGGCTACCTCGCCCTGCGCATCGTCGGCACCCGCCACGGGGCGACGCTGCTCGGCATTTTTGGCGGCCTGGCATCGAGCACCGCGACGACCATGATGTTCTCCCGCCACGCCCGCGAACTGGGGCACCTGGTGCGCATGGCGGCACTCGTCATCCTGATCGCCAACGTCATGGTGATGATCCGTCTCGGCCTGGTTTCCGGCGTCGTCGCGCCGAGCCTGATTACCCCGATCGCCATCGTCTTCGCCTGCGGCATCGTGCCCGGGGTGGCGATGGCGCTGTACGGCTGGAAGATCCTCAGCGCCGGCGGCGAACTGCCGCTGCCGGAAGTCTCCAATCCGACCGAACTGAAAACCGCCATCTCTTTCGGCCTGCTCTACGCCGTCGTCCTCCTCGCCTCGGCCTGGCTGCAGGACATTGCCGGCAACAAGGGCCTCTACATCGTCGCCCTCGCCTCCGGCCTGACCGATGCCGACGCCAGCGTGCTGTCCACGCTGCGCATGTACAACCTGGAAAAAATTCCCAGCCACGAGGCGGTGATTGCCGTCACGCTGGCGCTGCTCGCCAATCTGGTCTTCAAGATCGGGCTGGTGATCAGCATCGGCGGCAGCAAGCTGGCCCGCCATGCCCTGCCCGGCCTGTTCGCCATCGGCGGCGGCATGGTCTTCGGCTTGATGCTGGTTTGA